The segment GCATCTCTTCATTTAGCTCGTTTCTCGCTTTAAGTTCTAGCCCGGAAGTCAACGGTATTTTAGCTCAACGGGCTGCGGAACTGTTTCGTCCTGATCTGATTGCAATTTTGTCTCCATCACCGCTAGGAGATGGAAACAGCCTGAGTGCAATCACGCCAGGGATTCAGGCTGCGTTTGCTCCCCAGATTCCTCTCGATCAGTGGAATCAATGGCTCGACCAGGATGAAGCGCAGGTTGTCGAAATTGTTTTACGATCGCCGACGCTTGCAGCACAGCAAGCAGAGCTACAAACCTTAATCGCCTCGAATAACCTCATGCCCCTGATCGTTGAGCGAAACCAGGAGGTGCGAATTGTTATTTCAAATGAAGAATGGCAGGCGGGAGATCGTATTACCTGCTTACTGCACAAATCCGCAGACGCAATGATTTCGCTTGAGAAATCGCCGTTTGTCAAGGTTGCCCTGAACACCAGCGAATGGCAGATGGTCGCTAAGACTAACTGACCAACTTAAGCGCCAAATTGACGCGATCGAACAACTGACGAATTCAATAGAGAAGCTCGTCAATCCTCAAAAGCAACAGTCAATCTAAGCCTAGAAGAATTCATTATTCTGATAGATGCGATACGCGAGTCTTCCATTCTATTGTGCGAGATAATATTCTTGCACTGATATGGCGACCCCCAATATTCCTCCTAATCTAAAACAGCCTGTACAACAGACTGTTGCTCATCCAAAGTTTGAAAGGCTGGCTCGATTCGGTTATGCAGCAAAGGGGATTGTTTACTTTGTAGTAGGACTGCTGGCAGCACAAGCTGCGATCGGGAGCGGAGGACGCACTACAGATACGAGTGGAGCCTTACAAGAAATTGTGGTGCAGCCGTTTGGAAAATTTCTGCTTGGGTTGGTGACGATCGGCATCATTGGCTATGTCCTGTGGCGATTTGCTCAGGCATTGCTTGATCCAGAGCATACAGGGCAGTCAAATTCTACACAGCGCGTTGTGCAGCGTATCGGATATTTGATCAGTGCGCTCAGCTATTCAGGGTTAGCTTTCACTGCGGTTAAACTCATCTTAGGCAGTGGTGGGACAAATGGAGGAGCGACGGAAGACTGGACAAAACTGGTCTTGGCTCAACCTTTGGGGCAATGGCTTGTGGGGTTAGCAGGCGCGATCGTATTGGGTGTTGGATTGTCGTATTTTTATCAGGCTTACACTGCAAAGTTTCAAAGATATTTCAAGCTCAATCAAATGAATGCAACCGAACGCAAGTGGGCAAAGCGGCTAGGACAGTTTGGGATTGTCGCGCGTGGGGTTGTTTTTTGCATCATTGGTCTGTTTGTGATCATTGCGGCACTGCGCTCCGATGCAACTGAAGTCAAAGGATTGGGGGAAGCTTTAGCCGTTTTGGCACAACAGCCTTATGGAACGTGGATTCTGGGAATTGTGGCGCTAGGCTTGATTGCTTATAGTATGTACTCGCTAATCGAAGCTCGATATCGCAGTCTCATTCGCTCTTGAGATGTCTGTTAGTTTTCTGGGACATTAACAACCTCTAGTCAATGCGACTCAAGGAAAACACAGTGACTTCTGGAGGACAGTACCACCGTCCCGGTGGAAAGGTTCCTAATCCTCGATTGACATAGAGCCGATTCTCACCCACCGAATGCAGACCTTGCGCCCATTGCCAATGCTGTACAACTTTGGGCCACTTTAAATCCAGGAACGGCACCCACTTCCATAATGGCTCGGGAATGCGATCGCGTGAAGCCTGAATCCAAGTGGGAACGGCTCCCACTCCTGGAATTGCAATTTGTCCACCATGCGTATGTCCAGAAAGCTGCAAATCGACGCGCCACTGGCTCAGAGGCACTGCACTGTCAGGATTGTGAGAGAGCACTAGACGAGGAACCGTTGGATTTAGAGTCTCAAACACAGAAGCAGGAGCAAAGTCAGACGACCAGAAATCGGGTAAGCCAACGATCGCGAAGTCTTCCCCAAACGGATAAGCAATCTGATTCCAAAGAACTTGAATTCCGGCATCGGTTAAGGCGCGACTAATCTTAATTTTTGATTCAGGGAGTTCCAGATCATGATTGCCTAACACGGCATAAATACCCGATCGACTCTGTAATCGGCGGAGATGTCGAGCAAGTTGATCAATAGGTTTCGGGGTATGCGTAACATAATCGCCCGTAAGAACGATGAGATCCGGTTCAAGACAATTCGCGGTCTCGATCGCTTGGTTCAACAATTCATCAGACAACAGCAAGCCATCGTAATGAAAATCAGAAAGCTGAACTACTTTAATGCCATTTAAGCGATCGGGTAGTCCAGAAACTTCGATTTCAACGGTTTCCACACTTAGAGGTTCTGACAAAAACGGGATCTGGGACACGCTCTTCACCAAATTCAGACTGCTTTCAGCCTAACAAACTGGAAAAGAACTCGAAAGACGGAAAACCAGAGTTGCAGTGCTCTAAAAGCTTAGGTAAGTCGTTTCACTCCGTTCAAGGAAAGTTCTATCCGATGAAGGACTCTAGCGATCGTACCCGACTGATAGATTGAACAACACCCGGCACGTTCTCCTAGAAGCCATGACTTGGACAACTTTCTTTCTTCTCTTTGCCGCTGCGATCGTCGTCTGGATGATTCTCTATCTTCGCGGCGTTTTCGAGCCGCAAATCTGTTATCGCTTTGATCGTCGCATCGCACTCGATAGTCCAAATTTTCTGCCGATGTTAGTCGGCTTCTCCAAGTCGATCGCGACACAAGCGCGGCTCACTCAGTTTTGGTCACAGCCAGACCAGATTTATGCAGCGCGACTAGAAGCAATCCAAAAAGCACAGCACTTGATTCAGTTTGAGACTTTTTTCATGACTCCAGGGTATCGTGCCGATCAGTTTGCTCAGGCATTGATTGAGCGATCGAGATGTGGGGTGAAAGTCCAAGTTTTAGTCGATCACGTTGGCACCGCTCAGATCCCTGCTTCGTATTGGAAACAGCTTCGAGGAGCGGGGGTTGAGGTTCGTTTTTTTCATCCTCCTAGGCTCAAAGTTCCGCTGCAATACTTGAGCCGGACTCATCGTAAACTGCTGATTATTGATGGAACGATCGCCTTGATTGGAGGAATGGGCGTATCCGATGATTGGGACGGCAATCCTAAAATTGGCGATCGAGCACCCTGGCTCGACGGCGAAATTCAGCTAGAAAGTACGATCGTCTCTGTCCTCATGAGCATTTTCCTGCGTCACTGGCTCTATGCAGGAGGTCAAGCCATGATAGAGCATTTACCTGTACAGCAAGCCTCACGGGCGGCAAAGCCAATGTTAGTGATTGCCAGTGATGCCGATAGTAAGTTGTCACTGATCAACGCGCTCATTTGGTTTGGTCTACAAGCGGCACAGCACCGAATTTGGATTGCGAGTCCCTACTTTATTTTGGAGCGCAATACTCGTAATGCAATCATTGCGGCTAAAAAGCGGGGTGTAGATGTGCAGATCGTGACGACTGGTGTCCACAATGATAAGCCACCTGTTTACTATGCAGTTCGTGAGCGCTATCACGCGCTCTTAAGAGCTGATATTGCAGTTTATGAGTATCAACCGAGCATGATGCACGCCAAGTTGATGCTTGTTGATCAAGATTGGATTAACTTTGGCAGTGCAAACTTTGATCCTCGGAGCTTTTTTCACAATGATGAACTGAATCTTGCCTGGTTTGCTCCAGACTTTGCTCCGACTGTTGAACAATTTTTTACAGATGCGTTTAGCAAGAGCGATCGCATTGAACTATCAAGCTGGAGAAAACGACCCTGGTGGCAAAAAATGATCGGTCAACTTGCGCTTTTGCTACGCTGGCAACTCTAGAAATTGCTCGATGATCCTCTCTCCTTTGGAAGTCGTCATCTAGCTCAAGTCTGAGTAGACTCAACAAACAGTCGAGGAGAGCAACCATGCGTCAACTGATCATCCAAGTACCGCAAGGGCAAGGAAAAGCAGTTCTACAGATCGCAGAGTCTTGTGATGCAGTGAATCTTGCAAAAATTGAAGCTCAAAGCGCAGACCGAAACATTGATCTTGTCATCGTTCATGTTTCTAATCGACAAGTTGAAGATTTGCTTGCTAAGCTCGAAGATCTACCAGAGGTTCATATTACCTTGCTGCCATCCGGGATCATTGCTCTACGTCCCCCTGCGTCTGAAGCTGCGCAACAAGTTAAAAATGTCAGAGCGCGTAGCCCGATCGAAATCTTCTTATCAGGATTGCAGAGTGTCGGATCTTGGCGCAGCTTTCTCGCCTATGCTGCGGTGGCAGGAGTAGTCGTGTGGATTGGACTGTATACGAATACAAGCTATCTTCTGGTTGCTGCAATACTGATTGCACCCTTTGCAGGCCCCGCTATGAATAGTGCGATCGCAACTGCACGCGGAGATTTACAACTCCTGAAACGCAGTATTCTTCGGTATGTTACAGCGTTAATGGTGACAATCGCGATCGCATTTCTATTAAGCTTGCTTCTTCAACAGCAGATCTCAACGCCTCTCATGGTAGAGAACAGTCAGATTTCAACCGTAGCGGTCTTGATCCCTTTAGCAGCAGGAGCAGCAGGAGCATTAAACTTAGTTCAGTCGGAGCGAAGTAGCTTAGTCTCTGGAGCCGCCGCCGGAATGTTAGTGGCGGCATCGCTTGCACCACCAGCGGGAATTGTCGGAATGGCAAGCGCGATTGGACGATGGGATATGACCATGAGTGGATTGTTTTTACTTGTCTTGCAGCTATTTGGCATTCATGTATCAGCGACGTTGATTTTTCGGGCGTATGGACTGACCTCGCAAGGAAGCCGCTATTCGCGTGGCAATCAACAAGTTTTTCCGATCGCACTCGGTATTTCTCTGGTTTCACTCGCTGCAATTGCAACCTTGCAGTTCTGGAATTCACCCGAGTTTGAACGATCTAGTCGCGCTCAGCGCGCCAATGCAGAAGTGCAACAAGCCGTTGAGCAGACCGAATTTGCACAATTAGTCGAAGCGAACGTGCGCTTTACCCGCTCAGAGATCCCAGGACAAAACTCCCTACTAGCTGAGGTCTATGTTCAACGTCAACCTGAAAGCACACTTTCTAGCCAGCAGATTCGCGATCGCTTAACTCAAACTATTCAAACTCGTCTGCTCACTCAAAGATTCAATGTGACCCCCCTCGTCAGTGTGACTGTTTTAGAAGCACCCAAAACCCAATAATCGCACTCCTAGAGACAGAGGTTATTTTTCCGCTACTTTTCTAAAATTCATATTCAAGTTGTCGTGCATAAAAAACGGTTATGAATTTTGAGCTATCAGCACTGTGGAAACAGCTTGAGGCAATGGTGCGTGGCTCTATTGCCTTGTTTCCCAGCTTAATATTCGCAGTTATTGTCTTTTTTATTTTCTTTTTTATTGCAAGATCAGTTAAGCGGATCGTCCGACGTGCGACCGGAAATCGACGACATGCCCGCAACCTCGGATTAGTGTTAGGGCGCTTAGCACAAGGAACGATTATTCTGATTGGATTATTTGTCGCGTTGTCGATCGTCATTCCATCGTTTCAAGCTGGTGACTTAGTTCAATTACTTGGAATCAGTGGGGTTGCAATCGGCTTTGCGTTTCGCGATATCTTACAAAACTTTTTGGCAGGAATTCTTATTCTATTAACGGAACCCTTTCGGATTGGAGATCAGATCGTTTTCAAAAACTTTGAAGGAACTGTTGAAAACATCGAAACTCGTGCAACGACGATTAGAACTTATGATAATCGCCGCATTGTGATTCCGAATTCAGAACTCTTTACCAATTCAGTCACGGTCAATACTGCCTTTGACACTCGCCGCATGGAATATGATGTCGGCATCGGCTATGGAGACGACATTGAACACGCGAAACGTCTAATCTACGAAGCACTCGATGAGATTGCGGAAGTCTTACAGGATCCGGCTCCCGATGTATTAGTTATGGAACTTGCAGACAGCACTGTCGATATTCGAGTGCGCTGGTGGATTAAGCCACCCCGCCGGATTGATGATCTGCGATCGCGCGATCAGGTTCTCACCGCAATCAAGCACAAATTAACTGCAAACGGCATTGATTTACCTTTTCCCACCCAGCAAATTTTGTTCCATGATCAGACCGAGGAAACAGATGGCGATCGCACTCAGCAGCGCGAAGGATGGCCGGCTGGACAAAAGCAATCTCCTCGCTCTCGCAGCGTTGGTGGAGCGCTCCGAAGCTTAGCTAAACACAATGGCAAACAGGACAACTCCCACCACCCCACACAAAATGATATGCGTCAACCAGCAGACCAGTAAGTCCCTTGGGTCAGTGGATTGGTTCTGAGGTCATTTTGTCCGGGATTAGAATGCAGAGTATCCTGCAAGGATTCTGGCGATCTGATCACCCCTCTACCCCAAATCTATCTCAATTCCTCAAACCGCGATCTCTGAGCAAACCGCTCTGAAGTAAAGTGACCGTCAGCTTACTCCAGAGCGGTTTTTGAGTGCGATCCAACTTGCACCCAGACCATTCGATTGCGCATCGAATTTGATTGATATTTCAAACCTAGCGACAGACAGGACGGTAGCTGAACTCAATCAACTTTGCTACAGGGGAACCCCTTGATTTAACTTGTAGTATATTGTAGTATGTAAATAACACAATCTCAGCTAAAATCAACAATCTCAATTGAAATCGATATGTAAAGGCGTGGGACGCTTTGCTGTGGCTAGCATGTGACGCTTCGAGGCTTTCAAGCCGATGAATGGCTGGAGACAATATTGGGAAAATTTCCCACATCTTTCCTTCAGTTTTGCTCATCGATCGCAGTGACCAGATTGTGTGCAAGACGACAACGCTTAGGAGACAACACGATGCCTTACGAAGCTCTCACTTTATCAACTCGCGCTCCGGTGCTCTCCTGGGCAGGTCATGAGTTAGGACACACCGAAGCACAAATGGCTCGAAATGTTGCTGCTCTCCCCTTTGTGTTCAAACATGTTGCGCTGATGCCTGATGTGCATTTGGGCAAGGGTGCCTTGGTTGGATCGGTTGTGGCAACCCAAGATGCAATTATCCCAGCCGCGATCGGGGTAGACATTGGTTGCGGTATGGCAGCAATTAAAACTCCATACAATGCCACCCAGCTAGAAGGAAAGCTCAAACAGATTCGTCTCGACATCGAAGCAGCAATCCCAACTGGATTCAACGAGAACAAAGAAATTGAAAAGACTGTGCTCAACTGGCAAGGCTGGCAACAGTTCAAGCAGCTTCACCCTGGCGTCGAGAACCTTGAAAGCAAAGCCCTCAAGCAAATGGGTTCGCTAGGTGGAGGAAACCACTTTATCGAGGTTTGCCTGGATGCTGAGGAACAAGTGTGGCTGATGCTGCATTCTGGTTCGCGGCATATTGGGAATGCGCTAGCACAGCGGCATATTGATACTGCAAAAGGACTAGCAAAGCTAGCAGGGGAGAAGCTTCCTGATCCAGATTTAGCTTACTTTGTTCGCGGCACCGCTGAGTTCGCTGCTTATTGGCATGATTTACAGTGGGCACAGGGGTATGCGCTTTACAACCGGAAAGTGATGCTGCTGCGATTCCAGCGGATTGTCGATCGACATTTAGCGGGTGGTAAGCCGATGAAGCCCTTGCTGGAGGTAAATTGTCACCACAACTATGCCGAACGAGAACTACACTTCGGTGAAGAAGTATATGTGACTCGCAAAGGCGCAGTCCGTGCTCGCGAAACCGATTACGGCATTATTCCAGGCAGCATGGGAGCGAAGTCGTTTATCGTGAAAGGAAAGGGCAATGCTCACAGCTATTGCTCCTGCTCTCACGGTGCAGGGCGGTTAATGTCAAGAAACAAAGCAAAGACGGCGTTTACTCTAGATGACTTAATCGCTCAAACGGCGGGAGTCGAATGTCGCAAGGATGCTGGCGTGCTGGATGAAATTCCAGGGGCATACAAGCCGATCGAGCAGGTGATGGCAAATCAGAGCGATCTTGTCGAGATCGTTGCGACGCTGAAGCAGGTGGTTTGTGTCAAAGGTTGAATTAGAGAGGGGATTCAAGTGGAGAGTGGGGAGTAGAAGTGATTGGGCAGTCCTTGGTCGTAAGCAGCAGTTGAGTTTCAATTGTCTTCACCGATCAGCATGGGGACTGCTCAATTGAACGGCGAATAAGACCAGGCTGAAGCTGTTCTCGGTAGCATTTTGCACTCAGTTCGTGTTGCTTTGGATGAAAGTGTTCCGTTTCTTCGCTGCTTCGTAACTCTTCACTGTGTCAGTAATCTCAGTTCTACCGATCGACCACAACAGTTCTGTCCAACTACAGATCAAGTTGCTGAATTAAGTGCGTTAAGCTTCACAAAAGTTTATATCAGCACCTTTTATCCTATGACTCCGAATTTGTTAGAAGCCACCCATGAGTACTGGCACAAACTGAATGAACTCGAAGCCGCTTACCAACGAGGGGAAGTCACGCTAGAAGAAGTTGATGCCAAAGTTAAAGGCTTGATGACCGAGTTAGGGCAATCGCGACGAGCAGCGTTTAGCGATTTCTTCAGTAGAGTGCGTCGTTTGTGGGAGGAGCAGCGAGAGACGATCGTTGGCGTTTTGGGATTGGGTGTTTTAACTTATGGGTGGCTTGTGGTTCACTAAACAACTCGCGATCGCGAATCGTCAACTTCTAACACAAGGAGGATGAAGAAAATGAACCTAGGTACGAATGATTAAACGATAACCATTTGAATTCGCCCTCAGGCTCCTTGCTGAATGCTCAACTCAAATCAATACGTTCGCTACTCCCCCAATGTAGAAGTCAAGCAACCGGATGAAGATAGACTGATCTGCCAAATTCTAGACTCCGTTGCTCGGCAAGGACAAAAGGTGTTCGACAAACATCGTCATGCAATGCGCGGTGCTCATGCGAAAAGTCATGGCGGACTGAAGGGAGAACTGCAAATTTACGATAACTTACCCGCTCATCTTGCCCAAGGGCTGTTTCGCGAACCTCGCACTTATCCAGTGATGATTCGTTTCTCAAGTGTTCCGGGTGATATTCTGCCGGATAGTCTTTCGACCTTTCGTGGCATGGCAATTAAGGTCCTTGGTGTAGAAGAACCGAAGCTTCTCTCTACTGAACCTGATGCAGTCACTCAAGATTTTCTGATGATTAACAGTCCGATTTTTCCATCCGGGAATCTTGCTCGCTTTCTTCCTGAACAGTTGCTTCAGGAAAAAGTAGTGGTCAGTGCCCCAGAAGAAGCGCAACAACTATTGGGGATAACTGCCCGCACAGTGAATGCAGTCACTCAAAAAGTCGGCATCAATCTCTATCCGACTGCGCTAGGGATTACGCAACCAGAGACTCATATCTTAGGAGAAACGTACTATACTTCTGCTGCTTTGCGCTATGGAGACTACATTGCTAAGTTCAGTGCAGTTCCCATATCGACAAGTCTTCAGCCGCTCCAAGGTAAACGAATTGAGATGCAGAATGCTTCTACTCTACGCGATTTGATTGTAGAGTTTTTTCCAGAGGCAGTCGGCTGAATATGAATTGCGTGTCCAACTTTGTACCAATCTAGAAACGATGCCGATCGAAGATGCTTCGGTTCGTTGGTCGGAGCAGGACAGCCCTTATCAAGCGATCGCTAAAATCACAATTGGGATGCAGGAAGCCTATAGTCCAGCCCGTCAGGTGTATGTGGACGATGTATTGTCCTTCAATGCCTGGCATACCATTGCAGCGCATCAGCCGCTCGGTGCAATTCAGCGCCTTCGCAGAGAGGTCTATGAGGCTTCGAGTCGTTACCGCCATGAGATGAACCAACAGCCAAAGAGAGAGCCGCGCAGTATTGAGGAGATGCCTGATTAAATCAGCCACAGTCAAACCAAAGCAGAATAAAAAACTTCAGGGAAGTGGGCAACTGCTTCCCTGAAGTTTCTACTCTAGTCACTGTGATTGATTTCAGCCCTGTTATCGATGCGGGTCAACAATCACATCATTCATCTGTTTCAGGCTGAGTCTAAGCCGGAGCAGCTTGTACGCGATTCTGGAGCAGATTCACAATGGCAGTTTTTTCGAGCAAGCCCACTAGGACGTTGTTCTCTTGGACAACAGAGAGTGCGGTTAACTTGCGTTCTTCTAGCAAAGTGACTACTTCCGACAGAGGACGATCGCTCTGTACCATGAGAGATGGGTCAAGCGGTTTCACGAGGGTTTGAACCAAAGTTTCAGACCACAGATCACTCGGAATCGCTTTCAAATCCTCAATGGAAAGCGTACCCAGCAGTTGACCCTCTGCGTTTGTGACTAAAAACTTCTGCCACACCCGCTGATCCAGAATCCGCTGATCGGCAAACTCTCGTAATGTTGACGAAGCAGCAACAACCGGGCTATTTGTGCTGACGGCATCGGATGCTGTCAGCCCTGCTAAGCGATCCAACACCACGCCATACTGAGCAGCTTGGCTAGCATTCTGAAGCAAGAACCAGCCAATTAGGATGTTCCAGAAGTTCACCCCACCGCCAAAAACAACCAAGGGTAGCAGTCCCGATGCGATCGCTAACCAACCAATCAGTTGACCGACCCGACCCGCAACCTTCATCCCCTTGTAAGGGTTACCCGTCACTTTCCAGACCAAAGCTTTCAAAATGTTGCCGCCATCGAGCGGTAAACCCGGAATCAGATTAAAGAGCGCTAACGCTAAGTTCACCGAAACCAACACGCCCAAGATTGCAGCAGGTGCCCCAGAGATGCCCGTACCAACTGCCAAAAGGGTTGCCAAACCAGCAAGGAGCAAACTGACTAAAGGCCCTGCGATCGCAACTTGAAATGCTTCAGCGGGAGTTTGCGACTCTTTGTCTAAGCTCGCTAATCCCCCGAATAGAAACAACGTGATCGATTTGACACCCACACCCTGCTTCAGCGCCACAAAGCTGTGACCGAGTTCATGAGCCAGCACAGAACCAAACAATAGCAGTGCTGTGAGCAATCCTAATCCCCAAGACAGCCCAGAAGGCAAATTGGGAAATTGGGCTGCCAGTCCTGAGCCATAGCTAAAAGTGACTAAGCCCAACACTAAAAACCAGGATGGGTTGACATAGAAAGGAATTCCAAACAAACTGCCGACACGAATATTATTCATATCGGGTACCTCCGATGTAGCAGACGATTTTGATCGCCCTGGGTTCTGTCTTCTCTAATGTAACGAAGTGTAAAACGCTTTCTAATTTTTCTATTGCCGTAATTACCGCCCTTTGAATGAACTGACGGGAGCGATGCAGCCGCTCTTGGTCTTCCACCTAAATTGATCGAGATTGAAGCTTGGCAAGATGCGCTCCAAGCCACAGTTCAACATGCTGAATCAGCAACGATGCCAACGCCTCAGCAGATTGAACGAATGCACAGCTATCTAACTTTGGTGATCCCATCTTGCTGGCAGAAGCGCTCTCTGCGTTGCCAGTCCTTCAGGACTACAACGCATCAGGACGGAAGATTGAATCGACTAGTTCTTCGATCGATTCTAGATCTAAAGAATTCTGTAGCTCACCCTCAAACCATTTCACCTCTTCCGGATCTGTCCCTGGCAGTTGATAGACCAACAATACACCCGTCACGCGCGCGACTGTCAATGGGTCAGGAGTAAGATGACTAAGCAGTGCTTGCGCTTTTTGATAGAGCTGTTGAATCGCTTCTGCATCCTGTGGATGTTCAAGCTCGATCGACATCTGCTGTAGACTTTCCTGAACAGCTTGGACGAGTTCTGCATCTTCGGTAGGGTCGAGTGAATTAGACATCAGGCTTGGCAAAAATAATAGCAGGTTTCATCTATCTTAATGCTTTGCTCTCATTCATTGACTCGGCTTGGCACTACAATCAAAGCAATCTAGTTCTGAGCAAGCCCCTATATCCTGCGCAATCAACGGGTTGCGGTTTTTTCCGTGTTGATGAATTTGTCTAAAAGCTCCTGATGGTCTGAGCTTCTACCGTTTCTATCTAAAATGGCTCAAGTTTTTTTTTGAGAAACCCCAAGAAAGACGACCGGAAATTCATTACACCCGAATCTATTCTGCTTTTCGGCGTTATGAGGCATAGGGAGGTTTCGATGTTATTTTCGCAGGGTCAGTTTTGCATCTTCATCAGCAGGAGGTGCTTGATCTTGGCATAATTCACAGCAATAGGACAACGACTCTTTTTTTGCGACACACCCTCATTGCTCGACTGAATCTATGCGTCCGACAATGCTCAACAAATCTATAAGATAACAAGGTTTGATTCGGGTTAGCCTTAGCGTAGGAAGGCTGTATCTGTCAGAATTCCTGTTCTATTGTTGCGGCTAGCGAGTTATGAAAATTCTACTCATAGAGGACGATTCGCTAATTTCTGAACCGCTTGTCAAGGCTTTGACTGATCAACACTATGTCGTAGATGTTGCAACTGATGGGCAGGTTGGATGGTCACTATTGGAATCCTTTACCTATGACTTAGTTTTGCTAGATGTAGTATTACCAAAATTGGACGGCATTAATTTATGTCGAAAACTACGGTCACAAGGAAATCAGACTCCCATTCTTTTATTAACGGCTCAAAATGCTAGCACAAACAAAGTGACGGGGTTAGATGCTGGGGCAGATGACTACGTGCCTAAACCATTTAATTTGCAGGAGTTGTTGGCACGTATTCGGGCTTTACTTAGACGAGGCGGCGCTGCCTTACCTCCCTTGCTGAAATGGCGAAATTTAGAGCTTGATCCCA is part of the Leptolyngbya boryana PCC 6306 genome and harbors:
- a CDS encoding site-2 protease family protein; this encodes MNNIRVGSLFGIPFYVNPSWFLVLGLVTFSYGSGLAAQFPNLPSGLSWGLGLLTALLLFGSVLAHELGHSFVALKQGVGVKSITLFLFGGLASLDKESQTPAEAFQVAIAGPLVSLLLAGLATLLAVGTGISGAPAAILGVLVSVNLALALFNLIPGLPLDGGNILKALVWKVTGNPYKGMKVAGRVGQLIGWLAIASGLLPLVVFGGGVNFWNILIGWFLLQNASQAAQYGVVLDRLAGLTASDAVSTNSPVVAASSTLREFADQRILDQRVWQKFLVTNAEGQLLGTLSIEDLKAIPSDLWSETLVQTLVKPLDPSLMVQSDRPLSEVVTLLEERKLTALSVVQENNVLVGLLEKTAIVNLLQNRVQAAPA